Proteins from one Rosa chinensis cultivar Old Blush chromosome 7, RchiOBHm-V2, whole genome shotgun sequence genomic window:
- the LOC112180973 gene encoding MDIS1-interacting receptor like kinase 2 yields the protein MYLDLSNNQLSGRIPQEIGFLINLHTLKLNKNQLNGSIPQEIGQLKSLLVLSLIENRLTGPLPLSIGNLSKLEVLYIRDNQVSGSIPHVLGNLKNLVVLRIARNNLTGHLPPNLCQGGRLTNFTANSNRLIGPIPKSLKNCRTLYRVRLDRNQLTGNISEDFGEYPNLDYINLSDNKFYGELSPKWGRSLKLTNLEIAGNNITGTIPPEIGNLTHLQLLNLSSNHLVGNIPVELGRLTSLGKLILKDNQLSGGLPQELGSLTELEYLDLSTNKLSQSIPSSLGNFLKLHHINASNNKLSQRIPFQFRSLTQLSLLDLSHNGLDREIPTELSNLKSLVTLNLSHNNLSGVIPKSFDELRGLEHIDISYNQFWGPIPNNKAFHEAPIEALKGNKGLCGNVTGFLPCLINTEDKKHSSKTGVKVVCLLILPVLGAVIFAWFMLLRKKTCQQTRQKDMYLQQFELRSISLFDGRLLYEEIVKATENFDAAYCIGKGGFGSVYKAKLPSEEVVAVKKLHSACDGEGRFQKEFLSEVRALTEIRHRNIVKLYGFCSHTQNSLLVYEYLETGSLFSILCNEEEAKKLDWSKRVTIIKGVAHGLSYMHNDVSPPIVHRDISSKNILLDTNYEAHISDFGTAKLLEHDSSNWTAVAGTVGYIAPELAYTMKVTEKCDVYSFGVLALEVIKGKYPSNLVRLLLSAATREAKMWEDMWDDRLEPPTGKVLDEVVTILTLAIACLHENPQFRPNMYEVSQM from the exons ATGTATCTTGATCTCTCCAATAATCAGTTGTCCGGGAGAATCCCACAAGAAATTGGTTTCCTGATAAACCTTCATACCCTAAAGCTCAATAAAAATCAGTTGAATGGGTCAATTCCTCAAGAAATAGGTCAGCTTAAATCTCTTCTTGTTCTTAGTCTCATAGAAAATCGCCTCACTGGTCCTCTTCCGTTGTCAATTGGTAATTTAAGCAAGTTAGAGGTTCTATACATTCGGGACAACCAAGTCTCCGGCTCCATTCCTCATGTGTTAGGGAATCTCAAGAATCTGGTTGTGCTAAGAATTGCCAGAAACAATTTGACTGGTCATTTGCCTCCAAATCTCTGTCAAGGTGGGCGTCTTACTAATTTCACTGCAAATAGCAATCGTCTGATAGGTCCAATCCCCAAAAGCCTGAAAAACTGCAGAACATTATACAGAGTCCGCCTTGATAGAAACCAACTCACTGGAAACATATCTGAAGATTTTGGTGAATATCCAAACTTGGATTACATAAATCTAAGCGACAATAAATTTTACGGAGAACTTTCACCGAAATGGGGTAGGTCTCTGAAGCTAACAAATCTTGAGATTGCAGGAAACAATATTACTGGTACCATTCCACCTGAGATTGGAAACTTGACTCATCTGCAGTTgcttaatctttcttcaaatcaCTTGGTGGGAAACATCCCTGTGGAACTTGGAAGGCTCACTTCGTTAGGGAAGCTTATACTGAAAGACAACCAACTCTCTGGTGGCTTACCTCAAGAGCTTGGATCACTGACTGAACTTGAGTATCTTGACCTGTCCACAAACAAATTGAGCCAGTCAATTCCAAGTAGCCTAGGTAACTTTCTGAAGCTGCACCATATCAATGCCAGCAACAACAAGTTAAGCCAAAGAATTCCATTTCAATTCAGGAGTTTAACTCAGCTGTCTCTGCTAGATTTGAGTCACAATGGTCTTGATCGAGAGATACCAACAGAGCTTAGTAATTTGAAAAGTTTGGTGACACTAAATCTTTCCCACAATAATCTCTCTGGAGTTATTCCAAAGAGTTTTGATGAACTTCGTGGCTTGGAGCACATCGACATATCATACAATCAATTCTGGGGTCCCATCCCAAACAATAAGGCATTTCATGAGGCTCCGATTGAAGCATTGAAGGGAAACAAGGGGTTGTGTGGAAATGTTACAGGTTTTCTGCCCTGCCTTATTAATACGGAAGATAAGAAGCACAGTTCGAAAACTGGTGTAAAAGTTGTGTGCTTACTCATCCTGCCTGTCCTGGGTGCAGTTATATTTGCTTGGTTCATGTTACTAAGGAAAAAGACATGTCAACAAACAAGGCAAAAAGACATGTACCTACAACAGTTTGAATTGCGTTCCATATCACTTTTTGATGGGAGATTATTGTATGAAGAAATTGTAAAAGCAACTGAGAATTTTGATGCTGCTTATTGTATCGGGAAGGGAGGGTTTGGAAGCGTTTACAAAGCAAAGCTTCCATCAGAAGAAGTGGTAGCTGTAAAGAAACTCCACAGTGCATGTGATGGGGAAGGCCGCTTTCAAAAAGAGTTCTTAAGTGAGGTAAGGGCCTTGACCGAGATACGGCATCGAAACATTGTAAAGCTCTATGGTTTCTGTTCACATACCCAGAACTCTCTATTGGTTTATGAGTACCTTGAAACGGGTAGCTTGTTTTCAATCTTGTGCAATGAAGAAGAAGCTAAGAAATTGGATTGGAGTAAAAGGGTGACGATCATTAAAGGTGTAGCCCATGGCTTATCCTACATGCACAATGATGTGTCCCCGCCAATCGTTCATCGAGACATATCCAGCAAGAACATTTTGCTAGACACCAACTATGAGGCTCACATCTCAGACTTTGGCACTGCCAAGCTTCTAGAGCATGACTCATCTAACTGGACTGCCGTTGCAGGCACAGTTGGATACATAGCACCAG AGCTGGCTTACACAATGAAAGTGACAGAGAAATGTGACGTGTATAGCTTCGGCGTGTTAGCACTTGAAGTGATTAAAGGGAAGTACCCTAGCAATCTAGTTCGATTACTCTTATCAGCTGCAACCAGGGAAGCCAAAATGTGGGAGGATATGTGGGACGATCGCCTTGAACCTCCCACGGGTAAAGTTCTGGATGAAGTTGTCACTATTTTAACACTAGCAATAGCATGCTTACACGAAAACCCACAGTTTAGGCCTAACATGTATGAAGTTTCCCAGATGTAA
- the LOC112180224 gene encoding MDIS1-interacting receptor like kinase 2: protein MKPLIIILYADSKLLSQKAMKPSTLDYVCSLACIILFLQLVSSPKLASADSTQAEALLKWKASFLNQTGNNNLTSWTSLPGNATNSSGACDVWTGISCNAAGSVNRINLTNSGIKGTLHELSFQSFPDLEYVDLSVNELFDTIPPQISSLSKLIYLDLSSNQLTGIIPPEIGLLTNLQVLHLNINQLNGSIPQEMSQLKSLYELALTTNNLEGSIPAFLGNFTNMTNLYLFGNQLSGAIPPEIGNLSKLVELYLDGNHLTGPIPPSFGNLENLTVLYLAYNNLSGSIPSEIGKMKSLVQLSIQSNNLSGSIPATIGDLPNLTLLYLYSNKLSGSIPKEIGNLKSMVDLQLSQNQLNGSVPTSLGELDNLVSLYLRDNQLSGTIPQQIGNLTKMTIVQFDTNRFSGYLPQNICRGGLLQNFTAFNNDLIGPIPKSLRTCKSLFRVRLDGNQLTGNVSQDFGVYPNLDYINLSNNKLYGEISQNWGQCPKLTSLLIAGNNLTGSIPPELGNATQIQALDLSSNHLVGVIPEDLGRLSLVNLKLGDNHLSGPIPSTFASLTDLEYIDLSTNKINESIPSFVGDMSKLIYLNLSNNKFSQEIPLQLGNLFQLSQLDLSGNSLEGNIPSQMSKLQSLEDLNLSHNNLSGVIPTSFGEMPGLLHIDMSYNQLQGAIPDSKAFQNASLEGNNGLCGNVVGLQPCNPSAGNKSTSNKDRKLVFLIVFPVLGVILLALLGIAFIRRRRRRRMQYQHTEQSYVQNEVFAIANFDGRKMYGQIMEATDSFDTAYCIGKGGYGTVYKAKLPSGSIVAVKKLYPVHDSEEASQKEFFNEIRALLEIRHRNIVKLLGFCSNVHHSFLVYEYLEKGSLSANLSKELEAKKLNWSIRVNIVKGVAHALSYMHHDCVLPIVHRDISSNNILLNEDYEPCVADFGTAKLLNPGSSNWTTPAGTYGYVAPELAFTMKVTEKCDVYSFGVLALEVLMGKHLGDLVSSFPNPSANENMSLMDLLDQRLPPPTPDVEDELITIARLAIECRYTHPQSRPTMQMVSQVLSSQNAYSYRQQDITLESIIKN, encoded by the exons ATGAAACCCTTGATCATAATACTTTATGCAGACTCAAAACTTTTGAGTCAAAAAGCCATGAAACCTTCTACCCTTGATTATGTCTGCTCTCTAGCTTGCATTATCTTGTTTCTTCAGTTGGTTTCATCACCAAAACTTGCTTCTGCTGATTCTACACAAGCAGAGGCACTTCTCAAATGGAAAGCCAGCTTTCTGAATCAAACCGGGAACAACAATCTCACCTCGTGGACTTCCCTCCCCGGAAACGCCACCAATTCATCAGGTGCATGCGATGTTTGGACCGGTATTTCATGCAATGCTGCCGGAAGTGTCAACCGGATAAACCTTACCAATTCTGGTATAAAAGGTACGCTACATGAACTCTCATTCCAGTCATTCCCTGATCTTGAATATGTTGACCTCAGTGTCAATGAACTTTTCGACACCATCCCACCTCAGATTAGTTCCCTCTCCAAACTCATCTACCTTGATTTATCTTCTAATCAGTTGACTGGGATCATCCCACCAGAAATTGGTCTCCTAACAAATCTTCAAGTCCTCCACCTAAACATAAACCAGTTAAATGGCTCGATTCCTCAAGAAATGAGCCAGCTCAAATCTCTTTATGAGCTTGCTCTGACCACCAACAATCTAGAAGGGTCTATTCCAGCCTTCCTGGGTAATTTTACCAACATGACAAATTTGTATCTCTTTGGAAATCAGCTTTCTGGTGCCATTCCTCCAGAAATCGGGAACCTATCAAAAttggttgaattgtacttggatGGCAACCATTTAACAGGTCCTATCCCTCCAAGTTTTGGAAACTTGGAAAATCTAACTGTGTTGTACTTAGCCTACAACAACCTTTCTGGTTCTATCCCTTCAGAAATAGGAAAGATGAAGTCTCTTGTGCAACTGAGCATTCAATCAAACAATCTTTCTGGTTCGATCCCGGCAACCATAGGTGATCTGCCAAACCTTACCCTTCTTTATCTCTATTCAAACAAACTTTCTGGCAGTATTCCTAAGGAGATAGGGAACTTGAAATCTATGGTGGATCTCCAGTTGAGCCAGAATCAACTAAATGGCTCGGTTCCAACTTCATTGGGTGAATTGGACAACTTAGTAAGCTTGTACCTCCGTGATAACCAACTTTCCGGAACCATCCCCCAACAGATAGGAAATCTCACAAAGATGACAATTGTGCAATTTGATACCAACCGATTTTCTGGTTATTTGCCCCAAAACATTTGCAGAGGTGGATTGCTTCAAAACTTCACAGCATTCAACAATGATTTGATAGGTCCAATCCCCAAGAGCTTGAGAACTTGCAAGAGCCTATTCAGAGTACGTCTTGATGGGAACCAATTGACTGGCAATGTATCTCAAGACTTTGGTGTGTATCCAAATCTTGATTATATAAATCTAAGCAACAATAAGTTGTATGGTGAAATTTCACAAAACTGGGGACAATGCCCGAAGTTAACGAGCCTCCTAATTGCGGGTAACAACCTTACTGGTAGCATACCACCAGAGCTTGGCAATGCGACTCAAATTCAGGCGCTTGATCTCTCTTCCAATCATCTAGTTGGTGTGATTCCAGAAGATCTTGGGAGGCTAAGTTTGGTGAATCTGAAGTTGGGTGATAACCATCTTTCTGGTCCTATACCCTCCACATTTGCATCTCTGACTGACCTTGAATATATAGACCTGTCCACCAACAAAATTAACGAGTCAATTCCAAGCTTTGTAGGTGACATGTCGAAACTAATCTACTTGAATCTGAGCAACAACAAGTTCAGTCAGGAAATTCCATTACAGTTGGGGAACTTATTTCAACTGTCCCAGCTAGATTTAAGTGGTAACTCACTTGAGGGTAACATACCGTCACAAATGAGCAAGCTGCAGAGCTTGGAGGATCTGAATCTATCCCACAATAATCTTTCCGGTGTCATTCCAACATCTTTTGGTGAAATGCCTGGCTTGTTGCACATTGACATGTCCTACAATCAGTTGCAGGGCGCCATCCCTGACAGCAAAGCATTTCAAAATGCTTCCTTGGAAGGGAATAATGGATTGTGCGGCAATGTTGTAGGACTGCAACCCTGCAATCCTTCTGCAGGAAATAAAAGTACCTCAAACAAGGACAGAAAACTAGTGTTTTTAATCGTGTTCCCTGTTCTGGGAGTAATTTTACTTGCTTTACTTGGAATTGCCttcataagaagaagaagaagaagaagaatgcaaTACCAACACACGGAACAGAGCTACGTGCAGAATGAAGTCTTTGCAATAGCAAATTTTGATGGAAGAAAAATGTATGGCCAAATCATGGAGGCAACCGACAGTTTTGACACTGCATACTGCATTGGGAAAGGTGGGTATGGAACTGTCTACAAGGCAAAGCTACCATCTGGCAGCATAGTCGCTGTGAAGAAACTCTATCCAGTACATGATAGTGAGGAGGCATCTCAAAAGGAGTTTTTCAATGAAATAAGGGCACTACTGGAGATCCGACACCGAAACATTGTGAAACTTCTTGGTTTTTGTTCAAATGTGCATCACTCCTTTTTGGTCTATGAGTATCTAGAAAAGGGAAGCTTGTCTGCAAATTTGAGCAAAGAATTAGAAGCAAAGAAATTGAACTGGAGTATAAGGGTGAATATAGTTAAAGGTGTGGCTCATGCCTTATCTTATATGCATCATGATTGTGTGCTACCGATTGTGCATCGAGACATATCAAGCAACAACATTTTGCTGAATGAAGATTATGAGCCCTGTGTGGCAGACTTTGGCACTGCCAAGCTTTTAAATCCAGGCTCATCAAATTGGACAACCCCTGCAGGAACATATGGATATGTAGCCCCAG AGCTCGCTTTCACGATGAAGGTAACTGAGAAATGtgatgtttatagctttggAGTGCTGGCACTGGAAGTCCTAATGGGGAAGCATCTGGGCGATTTGGTCTCCTCATTTCCGAATCCTTCAGCAAATGAAAACATGTCACTGATGGATTTGTTGGACCAACGGCTTCCCCCTCCGACACCTGATGTTGAGGATGAACTGATAACCATTGCAAGACTAGCAATCGAGTGCAGATATACCCATCCACAATCAAGGCCAACAATGCAAATGGTTTCTCAGGTGCTATCATCCCAAAATGCATATTCCTACAGACAGCAGGACATTACACTTGAATCAATCATTAAGAACTGA